Proteins encoded within one genomic window of Granulicella pectinivorans:
- a CDS encoding YncE family protein, whose protein sequence is MPRALLRHAAAVLFAASVAYGQAPASSGLIQVDGIAASVSGKIYAVNTSHDSVSIVDATGHVESVATGARPIAVAVNNRTGRVYVVNSGGHSVTILDAENHVVATVPTAGRSYAIALDEATNKVYVTNTFSDKLTVIDGDTHAVTNIKAGSADGVIVDPDHQRLYMLGYESDTFRVMNLATSKLTNEPTHAHHQWGFVRGGGMLYVAHVQDADIGAIDLASYAVVNVPTGHMPCALALNVDGHQIYSANYGDGTVTIVDTATRKAVATVAVGGKPQAIAYEPTTHTIYVADAHSGMVTLIDARTHRMRKRVPGGDRPYALAVNPVTHQVYAADMGGTPFTELR, encoded by the coding sequence ATGCCCAGGGCTCTTTTACGCCATGCTGCCGCTGTGTTGTTCGCCGCTTCTGTTGCCTATGGGCAGGCTCCGGCTTCGAGTGGACTGATCCAGGTCGACGGCATCGCCGCGAGTGTGTCGGGGAAGATTTATGCGGTGAACACGTCGCATGACAGTGTGTCGATTGTGGATGCGACGGGGCATGTCGAGAGCGTGGCCACTGGCGCGAGGCCGATTGCGGTTGCGGTGAACAACCGCACGGGACGGGTGTATGTGGTGAACTCCGGAGGGCATTCGGTGACGATTCTCGATGCGGAGAACCATGTGGTTGCCACGGTGCCCACGGCGGGACGGTCGTATGCGATCGCGCTGGATGAAGCGACGAACAAGGTCTACGTGACGAACACGTTCAGCGATAAGCTAACGGTCATCGATGGGGATACGCATGCGGTGACCAACATCAAGGCGGGGTCGGCGGATGGCGTGATTGTGGATCCGGACCATCAGCGGCTGTACATGCTGGGGTACGAGAGCGATACGTTCCGCGTGATGAACCTCGCTACGTCGAAGCTGACCAATGAGCCTACCCATGCGCATCACCAGTGGGGCTTTGTACGGGGGGGCGGCATGCTTTATGTCGCGCATGTGCAGGACGCGGACATTGGGGCGATCGATCTGGCGAGTTATGCCGTCGTCAATGTGCCGACGGGGCACATGCCGTGTGCACTGGCTTTGAATGTGGACGGGCACCAGATCTATAGCGCGAATTATGGGGACGGAACCGTGACGATTGTGGATACGGCGACGCGCAAGGCAGTGGCTACGGTTGCGGTAGGTGGTAAGCCGCAGGCGATTGCGTATGAGCCGACGACGCACACGATCTATGTGGCGGATGCGCACTCGGGGATGGTGACCCTGATCGATGCGCGGACGCATAGGATGCGCAAGCGGGTACCGGGCGGAGACCGGCCTTATGCGCTGGCGGTGAATCCGGTGACGCACCAAGTGTATGCGGCGGATATGGGCGGCACTCCGTTTACGGAGCTGCGTTAG
- a CDS encoding M1 family metallopeptidase translates to MRLFFSRFALLAVLTGSGLAQTAGYDPRLTFSPLTLPDPVNSYRSSNGAPGPQFWQNEASYEMHASIDTAAKVLHNDEIITYTNNSPDALTSLWIQLEQNTYRKDSRARIASGGGRRGRRGAVDAAPVVTTSEGYEFESVEIVSGKTSVKADTLVSDTRMQIRLAEPLKHGGVLKVHMKYHYAIPGVWGGRTSWGATKTGEIYDMAQWYPRMCVYDDLRGWDTLPYLGAEFYLEYGHFDYYVTVPSNFIVAGSGELVNTKDVLTKVEIERLEQAKNSDKTVYIRKPSEVGDPASRPKQDGTLTWHFHMDKTRDVVFSASPTFVWDAARINLPEGKKSLAMSVYPPESVGPDAWDKSTEYTKDTMERFSKHWFPYPWPAAVSIAGFSSGMEYPGVVFDGVEDKGPFFFWLTAHEFGHTWFPMIVGSNERRNAFMDEGFNTFIDIEESAEYMGGKYGPKRDGEYSAGGEPPDTILKVLDNPDAGTLMMPADSYPMQLGHPISYFKGAYGMVLLREQILGPNRFDWAFRKYIKDWAFKHPSPSDFFRAMESEGGEDLGWFWKGWYLNNWKYDVSVDKIEGSVVTITNHGQLVLPTPVEVKFTDGSKTRVTLPVETWMTKGVYTWTLENKTPIASVTVDPDHQLPDDDRSNNSKTN, encoded by the coding sequence GTGCGTCTTTTTTTCTCTCGATTTGCCCTGCTTGCCGTGCTGACCGGGTCTGGGTTGGCCCAGACGGCTGGTTATGATCCACGGCTGACCTTCTCGCCGCTCACCCTGCCGGACCCGGTGAACAGCTATCGCTCGAGCAACGGTGCGCCCGGTCCGCAGTTCTGGCAGAACGAGGCGAGCTACGAGATGCATGCCTCGATCGATACGGCGGCGAAGGTGCTGCATAACGACGAGATCATTACGTACACGAACAACAGCCCGGATGCGCTGACCAGTTTGTGGATTCAACTGGAGCAGAATACGTATCGGAAGGACTCGCGGGCGCGGATTGCGAGCGGCGGCGGACGGCGAGGGCGGCGCGGTGCGGTGGATGCGGCTCCGGTGGTGACGACCAGCGAGGGGTATGAGTTTGAGTCGGTCGAGATTGTGTCGGGCAAGACCAGCGTGAAGGCGGACACGCTGGTGTCGGATACGCGGATGCAGATCCGGCTGGCGGAGCCGCTGAAGCATGGCGGCGTGCTGAAGGTGCATATGAAGTATCACTACGCGATTCCGGGTGTGTGGGGCGGGAGGACGTCGTGGGGCGCTACGAAGACGGGCGAGATCTATGACATGGCCCAGTGGTATCCGCGGATGTGCGTGTACGACGACCTGCGTGGGTGGGATACGCTGCCTTACCTGGGGGCGGAGTTTTACCTGGAGTATGGGCACTTCGACTACTACGTGACGGTGCCTTCGAACTTTATTGTGGCGGGTTCGGGCGAGCTGGTGAACACGAAGGATGTGTTGACGAAGGTGGAGATCGAGCGTCTGGAGCAGGCGAAGAACAGCGATAAGACGGTTTATATTCGCAAGCCTTCCGAGGTGGGGGATCCGGCCAGCAGGCCGAAGCAGGACGGCACGCTGACGTGGCACTTCCATATGGACAAGACGCGGGATGTGGTGTTCAGTGCTTCGCCTACGTTCGTTTGGGACGCGGCGCGGATCAACCTGCCGGAGGGGAAGAAGTCGCTGGCGATGAGCGTGTATCCGCCGGAGAGTGTGGGGCCGGATGCGTGGGACAAGTCGACGGAGTACACGAAGGACACGATGGAGCGGTTCTCGAAGCACTGGTTCCCGTATCCGTGGCCGGCGGCAGTGAGCATTGCGGGGTTCTCGAGTGGGATGGAGTATCCGGGGGTGGTGTTCGACGGCGTGGAGGACAAGGGACCGTTCTTCTTCTGGCTGACGGCGCATGAGTTCGGGCATACGTGGTTCCCGATGATCGTGGGATCGAACGAGCGGCGGAATGCGTTTATGGATGAAGGGTTCAATACGTTCATCGATATCGAGGAGTCGGCCGAGTACATGGGCGGGAAGTATGGGCCGAAGCGCGATGGTGAGTACTCGGCTGGCGGTGAGCCGCCGGATACGATTTTGAAGGTGCTGGACAATCCGGATGCGGGGACGCTGATGATGCCGGCGGATAGCTATCCGATGCAGTTGGGGCATCCGATCAGCTACTTCAAGGGTGCGTATGGGATGGTGCTGCTGCGCGAGCAGATTCTTGGGCCGAACCGGTTCGATTGGGCTTTCCGGAAGTACATCAAAGACTGGGCGTTCAAGCATCCTTCGCCGTCGGACTTCTTCCGGGCGATGGAGAGCGAGGGCGGCGAGGACCTGGGATGGTTCTGGAAGGGCTGGTACCTGAATAACTGGAAGTACGATGTTTCGGTCGATAAGATTGAGGGGTCGGTGGTGACGATCACGAACCATGGACAGCTTGTGTTGCCGACTCCGGTCGAGGTGAAGTTTACCGATGGATCGAAGACGCGGGTGACACTGCCGGTGGAGACGTGGATGACGAAGGGCGTTTATACGTGGACGCTGGAGAACAAGACACCGATCGCTTCCGTGACGGTGGACCCGGATCACCAGTTGCCCGATGATGACCGGTCGAATAACTCGAAGACGAATTAG
- a CDS encoding TonB-dependent receptor: MKKITFHGAIKLCMLAMMALCFVRVAVGQVEQGRFVGRIADPSDSVVPGATVKVTNMGTNITQTAVTNESGEFVITPVQAGIYSLSITAAGFETTTASNIEVQVGQIVREDMKLRIGASNISVEVTTAAALLSTDSATIGQVITNKQLTELPLNGRGFFKLAQLTPGAALLAPTGNSLAIRPEVVDGNTISGIRGSATSFLLDGVDVSEQHQGGTFIQTSIDALQEFSVTQSPYSAEYNRGGAFFNATTKGGTNRFHGGVFEFIRNDKLDARNYFALTRQILKRNQFGVNLGGPISVPHLYDGKDRTFFFVNYEGQRLRQGLIFNSIVANSAQRTGNFGTKTIYDPLLTTTVGGTVVRVPFANNTIPTNRLSPQALAIQAYVPQVNTTTGTFSNTPSQAIDFDQFIVRLDHQINATNRLFARWVYVDNRETDPNASPQLGKASLTSIGQDIALGVITNIGANKVNEARVHYLPSHVRLTAFLQGTDYNTKFGVAGFAAQTRPGSGGSFPDYSWSGYASLQGSAFDQRPKSQDRKAVEGTDNFTYLRGRQSLKAGVFFRYYQWLGYDSQTYAGQFSFNGNASGDAYADFLLGYPSSVARAYPADNFGGQATYKQFYFQDDIRLTSKLTINAGLRYEYSPWLGGYKGQIGTFDPTQAKPIIVSGPGAVPDLTAQYAAPAAYQFFGQYIQTSSQAKLPSNITYTDKTQFGPRLGVSYALTSKTIVRGGFGMFYEPEGTSGRVNLNTLPYRLAETVNQTQNVVPTRTLANFFLGTALGSAQANPTLNPSKTRLKMGYNEHYSFGIQQQLSKKDVFEVGYVGNRGVHLNGSNDFNDPTPGAGSIQARRPYQPWGTIGFNTQDTSTSYHSLQMKIDHRASHGLSGLVSYTYSKFMQFNQSPALGGNTGYEYAVSPYDVPHNVAASGSYEIPVGRGRHFLNHSNTLVNSVLGGWQIQTIIVVRSGVPFTAVISGDRANTGVGGQRPNLNPAGGNPAFVKSVATWFDKSKYVVAPLYTYGQVRANTLRTDKVRQYDASIFKNFAMPRESTLSFRAEFFNVSNTTSFNAPNSTIDATAGGQITSTSVPSRDIQFALKYNF, encoded by the coding sequence ATGAAAAAGATAACGTTTCATGGAGCAATCAAACTGTGCATGCTGGCCATGATGGCCCTGTGCTTTGTCCGGGTAGCGGTTGGGCAGGTCGAGCAGGGCCGTTTTGTCGGCCGCATTGCGGATCCATCGGACTCAGTGGTTCCGGGCGCGACTGTGAAGGTGACGAACATGGGCACGAACATTACGCAGACTGCGGTGACGAACGAGAGCGGCGAGTTTGTGATTACGCCGGTGCAGGCGGGTATCTACTCGCTGAGCATCACGGCGGCGGGATTTGAGACAACCACGGCCTCGAACATCGAGGTGCAGGTTGGACAGATTGTGCGTGAAGATATGAAGCTGCGGATCGGTGCGTCGAACATTTCGGTGGAGGTCACGACGGCTGCGGCGCTGCTTTCGACGGATTCGGCGACGATTGGGCAGGTGATTACGAACAAGCAGTTGACGGAGTTACCGCTGAATGGCCGTGGCTTCTTCAAGCTGGCGCAGTTGACGCCTGGTGCCGCGCTGCTTGCGCCCACGGGAAACTCGCTTGCGATCCGGCCTGAGGTCGTCGATGGGAATACGATCAGCGGTATCCGCGGGAGTGCGACCTCCTTCCTGCTGGATGGTGTGGACGTGAGCGAACAGCACCAGGGCGGTACGTTCATCCAGACCTCGATCGATGCGCTGCAGGAGTTCTCGGTGACGCAGAGCCCGTATTCGGCTGAGTACAACCGGGGCGGCGCGTTCTTCAACGCGACGACCAAGGGTGGGACGAATCGCTTTCATGGCGGCGTGTTCGAGTTCATTCGCAATGACAAGCTGGATGCGCGCAACTACTTCGCGCTGACGCGGCAGATTTTGAAGCGCAACCAGTTCGGCGTGAACCTGGGCGGCCCCATCTCGGTTCCGCATCTCTATGACGGCAAGGATCGCACGTTCTTCTTTGTGAACTATGAAGGCCAGCGTCTGCGACAGGGGCTTATCTTCAACAGCATCGTCGCCAACTCCGCGCAGCGCACGGGCAACTTCGGCACGAAGACGATCTACGATCCGCTTCTGACGACGACGGTGGGCGGCACGGTGGTGCGCGTTCCCTTTGCGAACAACACTATCCCTACGAATCGACTTTCGCCGCAGGCTCTTGCGATTCAGGCGTACGTGCCGCAGGTGAATACGACGACGGGAACGTTCAGCAACACACCGTCGCAGGCGATCGACTTCGACCAGTTCATCGTGCGTCTCGACCACCAGATCAACGCCACGAATCGCCTGTTTGCGCGCTGGGTGTACGTGGATAACCGCGAGACGGACCCAAATGCGTCGCCTCAGCTTGGCAAGGCTTCGCTCACATCGATCGGGCAGGACATTGCGTTGGGGGTCATCACGAATATCGGTGCGAACAAGGTGAATGAGGCACGCGTCCACTATCTGCCGAGCCATGTTCGTCTCACGGCGTTTCTGCAAGGAACGGATTACAACACGAAGTTTGGTGTCGCGGGCTTTGCTGCCCAGACGCGTCCCGGCAGTGGCGGATCGTTCCCGGATTATTCGTGGAGCGGATATGCGTCGCTGCAGGGTTCGGCGTTCGATCAGAGGCCGAAGTCGCAGGATCGCAAGGCTGTGGAAGGCACGGATAACTTCACTTATCTGCGCGGCCGGCAGTCTTTGAAGGCAGGCGTCTTCTTTCGCTACTACCAGTGGCTTGGCTACGATAGCCAGACGTACGCGGGTCAGTTCAGCTTCAACGGCAATGCTTCGGGCGATGCGTATGCAGACTTCCTGCTTGGCTATCCGTCCTCGGTGGCGCGCGCTTATCCTGCTGACAACTTCGGCGGACAGGCGACGTACAAGCAGTTCTACTTCCAGGACGACATTCGCCTGACCAGCAAGCTGACGATCAATGCGGGGCTTCGCTATGAGTACTCGCCGTGGCTGGGAGGTTACAAGGGGCAGATCGGCACGTTCGATCCGACGCAGGCCAAGCCGATTATCGTGTCCGGCCCGGGTGCGGTGCCGGATCTGACGGCGCAGTATGCGGCACCCGCGGCGTATCAGTTCTTCGGTCAATACATCCAGACCAGCTCGCAGGCGAAGCTTCCTTCGAACATTACGTATACGGACAAGACGCAGTTCGGACCGCGTCTTGGTGTGTCGTATGCGTTGACGAGCAAGACGATCGTTCGTGGCGGCTTCGGTATGTTCTACGAGCCGGAGGGAACGTCCGGGCGCGTGAACCTGAATACGCTTCCTTATCGTCTGGCTGAGACGGTGAACCAGACGCAGAACGTGGTTCCGACGCGCACGCTGGCGAACTTCTTCCTGGGCACGGCACTGGGTTCGGCACAGGCGAATCCGACGCTCAACCCGAGCAAGACGCGGTTGAAGATGGGCTATAACGAGCACTATAGCTTCGGGATTCAGCAGCAGTTGAGCAAGAAGGATGTCTTTGAGGTTGGCTATGTGGGCAACCGTGGTGTGCATCTGAATGGAAGCAACGACTTCAACGATCCCACGCCTGGTGCCGGTTCGATCCAGGCTCGCAGGCCGTATCAGCCGTGGGGCACGATCGGTTTCAACACGCAGGACACGTCGACGAGTTATCACTCGCTGCAGATGAAGATCGATCATCGTGCGAGCCACGGTCTCTCGGGTCTTGTCTCGTACACCTATTCGAAGTTCATGCAGTTCAACCAGTCTCCCGCGCTTGGGGGCAACACGGGGTATGAGTATGCGGTTTCGCCCTACGATGTGCCGCATAACGTTGCCGCAAGCGGAAGCTACGAGATTCCGGTTGGGCGTGGACGTCACTTCCTGAATCACTCGAACACGCTGGTGAACAGTGTGCTGGGCGGCTGGCAGATCCAGACGATTATCGTCGTTCGGTCCGGTGTGCCGTTTACTGCTGTGATCTCGGGCGACCGGGCGAACACGGGAGTTGGTGGCCAGCGTCCAAACCTGAACCCCGCGGGCGGCAACCCGGCGTTCGTGAAGTCCGTTGCCACCTGGTTCGACAAGAGCAAGTATGTCGTCGCACCGCTCTACACGTATGGGCAGGTTCGTGCGAATACGCTGCGCACGGACAAGGTTCGCCAGTACGATGCGTCGATCTTCAAGAACTTTGCGATGCCGCGGGAGAGCACGCTCTCGTTCCGTGCGGAGTTCTTCAACGTCTCCAACACGACAAGCTTCAATGCGCCCAACTCGACCATCGACGCAACTGCCGGTGGCCAGATTACAAGCACTTCGGTCCCTTCACGCGACATTCAGTTCGCGCTCAAGTACAACTTCTAA
- a CDS encoding FadR/GntR family transcriptional regulator, translated as MNRRRPLRLSASEDTLNNKEDVTHLLILRFQQMLSEGVLSPGTKLPPERDLAAHFKVARSSLRQALKVLEIMGVITQKVGDGSYLNRDASSVLAVPMDFLFLLDDTSVQELTELRFLMEPALAAQAAERANSEDIALLRQSITDLENSEQDRIKLVASDLLFHRAIFQASGNRLTGRIFHTIHRAMLNMMMVTSQMVDLEHTVAFHRPILAAIEARDPKLAAQLMTAHLTDAQNLLAQGREHELARALRDHMALTTIGVKRGKAKKTAPASRPLRPARTTR; from the coding sequence ATGAATCGACGACGTCCGCTCCGCCTCTCGGCCTCAGAGGACACCCTGAACAACAAGGAAGACGTCACGCATCTCCTCATCCTGCGATTCCAGCAGATGCTCTCCGAAGGCGTGCTCTCACCCGGCACCAAACTGCCCCCCGAGCGCGACCTCGCCGCCCACTTCAAGGTGGCGCGCTCTTCTCTCCGACAGGCCTTGAAGGTCCTGGAGATCATGGGCGTCATCACCCAGAAAGTCGGAGACGGCAGCTACCTCAACCGCGACGCGTCCTCCGTCCTCGCCGTACCCATGGACTTCCTCTTCCTCCTCGACGACACCTCCGTCCAGGAACTCACCGAGCTGCGTTTCCTCATGGAGCCGGCGCTCGCCGCCCAGGCCGCCGAGCGCGCCAACTCCGAGGACATCGCACTCCTGCGCCAGTCCATCACCGACCTCGAAAACTCCGAGCAGGATCGCATCAAGCTTGTCGCCTCCGATCTCCTCTTCCATCGCGCCATCTTCCAGGCCTCTGGAAACCGGCTCACCGGACGCATCTTCCACACCATCCACCGCGCCATGCTCAACATGATGATGGTCACCTCGCAGATGGTCGACCTCGAGCACACCGTGGCCTTCCACCGCCCTATCCTCGCCGCCATCGAAGCCCGCGACCCCAAGCTCGCCGCGCAGCTCATGACCGCGCACCTCACCGACGCCCAGAACCTCCTCGCCCAGGGCCGCGAGCACGAACTCGCCCGCGCCCTCCGCGATCACATGGCCCTCACCACCATCGGCGTCAAGCGTGGCAAGGCAAAGAAGACCGCCCCCGCAAGCCGACCCCTGCGTCCTGCCCGAACCACGCGCTGA
- a CDS encoding GH39 family glycosyl hydrolase — protein sequence MNDVTRWFGRALLSGGIGLHLMSGAVLAQGTVPERVPVPTGPPVSIQVDLAKTVGPYKPLYSWFGYDEGNYTTMRHGKALLKELHDLSPVPVYIRAHHLLTSGNGVAELKFSSTNIYSEDANGKPVYDFKIFDGIFDAYKAAGVRPMVELGFMPEALAADLPNRHEPYQVHYPQNAITGKSNNPPKDYAKWGELCRVATAHLVERYGKEEVLKWYFEVWNEPDIDYWHTTPEEYWKLYDYAVGGVRKALPGAMVGGPATTSPRSPKAATFLKNFLEHVNSGKSAADGKPLPMDFISFHAKGQPTIKDGKVTMGIQQEMRDADAGFALIATFPRFKKLPIIISEADPEGCAACSSKVNPANNYRNGTLYPAYTAAAFKGLFDLQDRHGVNLLAMLSWSFEFEDREYFEGFRSLATNGVDKPVLNVFRMFALMQGTRVGTTSTGQVPLDSILKAGVRESSDVDAFATKADREAAVLVWNYNDVDGAADAVPTTVNIAGIPPAVHRVLLEHYRLDDTHSNSYTVWKSMGSPQHPTAAQYAALQAAGQLAMLTSPVWLDVANGHVVVTTDMPRQGTSLLHLKW from the coding sequence ATGAACGATGTCACACGATGGTTTGGACGGGCGTTGTTGAGTGGCGGGATTGGCCTGCACCTGATGTCTGGCGCGGTACTGGCACAGGGCACTGTGCCGGAGAGGGTCCCGGTACCGACGGGCCCTCCGGTTTCTATCCAGGTGGATCTGGCGAAGACGGTCGGACCGTACAAGCCGTTGTATAGCTGGTTCGGCTATGACGAAGGCAACTATACGACGATGCGCCACGGCAAGGCGCTATTGAAGGAGCTGCATGACCTGAGTCCTGTGCCTGTGTACATCCGCGCGCATCACCTGCTTACCTCCGGCAACGGCGTGGCGGAGTTGAAGTTCAGCTCCACCAATATTTACAGCGAAGACGCGAACGGCAAGCCGGTGTATGACTTCAAGATCTTCGACGGAATCTTCGATGCGTACAAGGCCGCCGGGGTAAGACCGATGGTTGAGCTGGGCTTCATGCCTGAGGCGCTGGCGGCGGATCTGCCCAATCGTCATGAGCCGTACCAGGTGCACTATCCGCAGAACGCGATCACGGGTAAGTCGAACAATCCGCCGAAGGACTATGCGAAGTGGGGTGAGCTGTGCCGCGTTGCGACGGCTCACCTGGTGGAGCGCTACGGCAAGGAAGAGGTTTTGAAGTGGTACTTCGAGGTTTGGAATGAGCCGGACATCGATTACTGGCACACGACTCCTGAAGAGTACTGGAAGCTGTACGACTATGCAGTGGGTGGGGTGCGGAAGGCTCTTCCCGGCGCGATGGTGGGCGGTCCCGCGACCACGAGTCCGCGCTCGCCGAAGGCTGCCACGTTTCTGAAGAACTTTCTGGAGCATGTGAACTCCGGTAAGAGTGCGGCGGATGGCAAGCCGCTTCCGATGGACTTCATCTCGTTTCATGCGAAGGGACAGCCCACCATCAAAGACGGCAAGGTGACGATGGGGATTCAGCAGGAGATGCGGGATGCCGATGCTGGCTTCGCACTGATTGCCACATTCCCCCGCTTCAAGAAGCTGCCAATCATCATCAGTGAGGCAGATCCGGAAGGGTGTGCAGCGTGCTCCTCGAAGGTGAACCCGGCGAACAACTATCGCAACGGTACGCTTTATCCGGCGTATACGGCGGCTGCGTTCAAGGGGTTGTTCGACCTGCAGGATCGTCATGGCGTCAATCTTCTCGCGATGCTGAGCTGGTCGTTCGAGTTTGAGGATCGCGAATACTTTGAAGGTTTCCGTTCGCTGGCTACGAATGGTGTCGACAAGCCGGTGCTGAATGTCTTCCGCATGTTTGCGCTGATGCAAGGCACTCGTGTGGGGACGACGAGCACCGGGCAGGTGCCGCTGGACAGCATACTGAAGGCGGGCGTGCGTGAGTCTTCGGATGTCGATGCGTTTGCGACGAAGGCGGATCGCGAGGCGGCGGTGCTGGTGTGGAACTACAACGATGTCGATGGTGCGGCGGATGCGGTGCCCACTACGGTGAACATTGCGGGCATTCCACCTGCGGTCCATCGGGTTCTGCTGGAGCACTATCGCCTGGACGACACGCACTCGAACTCTTACACGGTGTGGAAGTCGATGGGCTCGCCGCAGCATCCTACCGCCGCGCAGTATGCCGCGTTGCAGGCGGCGGGACAGCTTGCGATGCTGACCTCCCCGGTGTGGCTGGATGTTGCGAACGGGCACGTTGTCGTCACGACGGATATGCCGCGCCAGGGCACGTCTCTACTGCATTTGAAGTGGTAA
- a CDS encoding MFS transporter, with amino-acid sequence MTTRNTADRRMGLEMRWYAVALVTVAIAISYFDRQTLPVAISAIQHNIPISNEQFSYLQTAFLLSYAALYALGGRLLDRLGTRRGFLIIMLWWSIACALHGFASGFMVLLGARFLLGMGEGGAFPAAVRVVAEWIPAHERSTAVGIINAGTALGSVLAPPLIGIVLIHSGWRMVFFAAGGLGLVWVAWWMMSYRSNPMTLSENTLDARLLAWELSFREIIGMRRVQALVFAKFMSDSAWYFLLFWLPKYLYDARGFDIKHVSYYAWIPYAASGVGSFLGGWFSSRLLRQGHTLDVARKVALGLSAIFMPVVMFVPLVPVEFAILLFSVAFFFQQSWSGLIMTVPADVFPLSAVGTVSGLVGFGGAIGGAIFGVVAGYLLGHGFGYGTLFVLVGTFHLIGFLAILLFAGKIQPLTPQTLKRSNA; translated from the coding sequence ATGACAACACGGAATACGGCGGACCGGCGCATGGGACTGGAGATGCGCTGGTACGCCGTCGCGCTGGTGACGGTAGCGATTGCGATCAGTTACTTTGATCGTCAGACGCTGCCAGTAGCGATCTCGGCGATACAACACAACATCCCTATTTCGAATGAGCAGTTCTCGTACCTGCAGACTGCGTTCCTGCTCTCGTATGCGGCTCTCTATGCACTGGGCGGGAGGTTGCTGGATCGGCTTGGGACACGGCGCGGTTTTCTGATCATCATGCTGTGGTGGTCGATTGCGTGTGCGCTGCATGGCTTTGCTTCGGGCTTCATGGTCTTGCTCGGGGCGCGTTTTCTGCTGGGCATGGGCGAGGGTGGAGCGTTTCCGGCCGCGGTGCGGGTTGTGGCGGAGTGGATTCCGGCGCATGAGCGATCGACCGCGGTGGGGATCATCAATGCGGGTACGGCGCTTGGTTCGGTGCTGGCACCGCCGTTGATCGGGATCGTGCTGATTCACTCGGGCTGGCGGATGGTGTTCTTTGCTGCCGGCGGTCTTGGGTTGGTGTGGGTGGCCTGGTGGATGATGAGCTATCGCAGCAATCCGATGACGCTGTCGGAGAACACGCTGGATGCACGGCTGCTGGCGTGGGAGCTGAGCTTTCGCGAGATCATCGGAATGCGTCGGGTGCAGGCGCTGGTGTTCGCGAAGTTCATGAGCGACTCGGCGTGGTACTTCCTGCTGTTCTGGCTGCCGAAGTATCTCTATGACGCGCGTGGCTTCGACATCAAGCATGTGAGCTACTACGCCTGGATACCGTATGCTGCGTCGGGCGTGGGGAGTTTTCTGGGTGGGTGGTTCTCGTCGCGGTTGCTGCGACAGGGACACACGTTGGATGTGGCGCGGAAGGTGGCGCTTGGATTGAGTGCGATCTTTATGCCAGTGGTGATGTTTGTGCCTCTGGTGCCGGTTGAGTTCGCGATCCTGCTGTTCAGTGTTGCGTTCTTCTTTCAACAGTCCTGGTCGGGTCTGATTATGACGGTCCCGGCCGATGTCTTTCCGCTTTCCGCAGTCGGTACGGTGTCGGGCCTGGTTGGCTTCGGCGGCGCGATTGGCGGAGCAATCTTTGGCGTGGTCGCGGGCTATCTGCTCGGCCATGGCTTCGGCTACGGGACGCTGTTTGTCCTGGTTGGAACATTTCATCTCATTGGCTTTCTTGCGATCCTGCTCTTTGCCGGCAAGATTCAACCGCTGACACCACAAACCCTTAAGAGGAGCAACGCATGA
- a CDS encoding ThuA domain-containing protein: MNTVRNALLLLLLATALSLHAQQQHAFHVLAFYSETVEQDHIDFAHQAIDFFNAAAKRDHYDFATTKDWNDMNPGKLAQYQLVVWLDDFPHTPAQRTAFEQYMEHGGGWLGFHIAAYNDAGTRWPWFLSFLGGGVFYGNNWPPLPATLIVDDKDHPVTRGLGNTLQSPANEWYIWKPSPRLNPDIKVLMSLAPSNYPIGFKDIITGGDLPVVWTNTRYRMLYMNMGHGDRVLSSEAQNKMIENAMLWVAKTHNPKPSPGE; encoded by the coding sequence ATGAACACCGTTCGCAACGCGCTCCTGCTTCTCCTTCTGGCCACTGCCCTTAGCCTCCACGCGCAACAGCAGCACGCGTTTCATGTCCTCGCCTTCTACTCTGAAACCGTCGAGCAGGACCACATCGACTTCGCCCATCAGGCCATCGACTTCTTCAACGCCGCCGCCAAACGCGATCACTACGACTTCGCCACCACCAAAGACTGGAACGACATGAACCCCGGCAAGCTGGCCCAGTACCAGCTCGTCGTCTGGCTCGACGACTTCCCCCACACCCCCGCGCAGCGCACCGCCTTCGAGCAATACATGGAGCACGGCGGCGGATGGCTCGGCTTCCACATCGCCGCCTACAACGACGCCGGCACCAGGTGGCCGTGGTTCCTCAGCTTCCTGGGCGGAGGCGTCTTCTACGGCAACAACTGGCCACCTCTCCCCGCGACCCTCATCGTCGACGACAAAGACCATCCGGTCACCCGCGGCCTCGGCAACACCCTCCAGTCCCCCGCCAACGAGTGGTACATCTGGAAGCCCTCGCCCCGCCTCAACCCGGACATCAAGGTCCTCATGTCCCTCGCGCCCTCGAACTACCCCATCGGCTTCAAGGACATAATCACCGGCGGCGACCTCCCCGTCGTGTGGACCAACACCCGTTACCGCATGCTCTACATGAACATGGGCCACGGCGACCGCGTCCTGTCCAGCGAAGCCCAGAACAAGATGATCGAAAACGCCATGCTCTGGGTAGCCAAAACCCACAACCCCAAACCCTCCCCAGGCGAATAA